In the Solibacillus sp. FSL K6-1523 genome, one interval contains:
- a CDS encoding Yip1 family protein produces MEQQMQHVDDRHTILSIAVKPRDTIQYVLQTKNLPYFIIVGLIGMFSSNIMGFLGTSAYAQNTLGAIVSASFMSSFLLYFVSTFIVAGVLLGSAKILGGQGNFKEMFRVMSITMIPYIWILPLLLFWMQFSPQSYFIVSYIEMSLGDAILQFVGGIFIIIASIWTYALTIIGISEVHKITKWRAFFASILVVIVLCAILVFTKLV; encoded by the coding sequence GTGGAGCAACAAATGCAACATGTCGATGATCGGCATACTATTTTGAGTATTGCCGTTAAACCGCGGGATACGATTCAGTATGTATTACAAACAAAAAATTTACCGTACTTTATTATTGTCGGGTTAATTGGAATGTTTAGTAGCAATATAATGGGCTTTTTAGGGACGTCAGCTTACGCGCAAAATACATTAGGTGCTATCGTTTCGGCTTCGTTTATGTCGAGCTTTTTACTGTATTTTGTATCGACTTTCATTGTAGCGGGAGTATTGCTAGGATCTGCAAAAATATTAGGCGGTCAAGGAAACTTTAAGGAAATGTTCCGTGTTATGAGCATTACGATGATTCCATATATTTGGATTTTACCATTGCTGCTATTTTGGATGCAATTTTCTCCTCAATCGTATTTCATTGTTTCCTATATTGAAATGAGTTTAGGGGATGCGATTTTACAATTTGTTGGGGGCATCTTTATTATCATCGCAAGTATTTGGACATATGCTTTAACAATTATCGGCATTTCGGAAGTACATAAAATTACAAAATGGCGTGCTTTTTTCGCCTCGATTTTAGTAGTCATTGTCCTATGTGCGATTTTGGTGTTTACAAAACTTGTGTAG
- a CDS encoding sensor domain-containing diguanylate cyclase: MILSEIVFDSVNVKEKGDLMVVHQKMIEKFKSDVLSLCINSKEDLNNFEDYFSLLNKCLTKFFGVEECFLFIIEGETLKPLHKEIIEQTIKLPLAFNLFEASFNDSKVVELPAFFKEKSPFIDYTSMMLVKLEEAQPEAILLFKCNHEHPECLCFNHTNETVTELASVFKYLYQTFAMQVNEQQYRKLYNMTDLFHSTMDIDIILENVLVTIEENFQDLEVELILSNDQDRQTRVRIKPFDYLSERASTVEAFVSGELKEEVAEDLNCHLLNAPIKGRQAIYGILQVKAPLTYAFSDAQKEFICMLAQASGNSLENAKLYHQSHRLISDLQLINETSHRLNMKLNINEMLTFLQKQLIKSFQPMEIGFLLKENESFEISNSCTALFQSIDGSKYIQHVEKHFENTQDPLFIADFSRLLEVDIEYKSLMAIPMIVEEKINGFSIVLHKEPYFFSFDSFKLMQSLIHHSSLAISNSILRDQLQEMVDRDHLTKLFTRNYSDKYIINSLEQDDSGMFLLVDIDNFKKVNDTHGHQVGDDVLVQISSEILNFVGTRGICSRWGGEELSIYIPNILENEALKISKKIVEVVPKVTSPAVTISAGMMAWKKENRPHFQQFFRQADVALYCAKNSGKNNVRVFEDSMQLQS; this comes from the coding sequence TTGATTTTAAGTGAAATAGTATTTGATTCGGTAAATGTGAAAGAAAAAGGTGATTTAATGGTAGTGCATCAAAAGATGATAGAAAAATTTAAATCTGATGTCCTGAGTCTTTGTATTAATTCAAAAGAGGATTTGAATAATTTTGAAGATTATTTCTCATTACTTAATAAATGTTTGACTAAATTTTTTGGTGTAGAAGAGTGCTTTCTTTTCATAATAGAAGGTGAAACTTTAAAACCATTACACAAGGAAATTATAGAACAAACTATCAAGTTACCTTTAGCTTTTAATTTATTTGAGGCTTCCTTTAATGATAGTAAAGTTGTTGAATTGCCTGCCTTTTTTAAAGAAAAGAGCCCTTTTATCGATTATACATCCATGATGCTCGTAAAATTGGAAGAAGCTCAACCAGAGGCAATCTTATTGTTTAAATGTAATCACGAACATCCGGAATGTTTATGTTTTAATCATACAAATGAAACCGTAACGGAACTTGCATCCGTTTTTAAGTATTTATATCAAACCTTTGCGATGCAAGTGAATGAGCAACAATATCGAAAATTATATAATATGACGGATTTATTCCATTCTACAATGGATATCGATATTATTTTAGAAAATGTGCTTGTAACGATTGAAGAGAATTTTCAAGATTTAGAAGTAGAGCTTATTTTATCAAATGATCAGGACCGACAAACACGAGTACGTATTAAGCCATTCGATTATTTATCGGAAAGAGCATCGACCGTGGAAGCATTCGTTTCGGGAGAGTTAAAGGAAGAAGTAGCTGAAGATTTAAATTGCCATTTGCTGAATGCACCCATTAAAGGACGCCAAGCAATTTACGGTATCCTACAAGTGAAAGCACCTCTAACATATGCTTTCTCAGATGCACAAAAAGAATTTATATGCATGCTAGCACAAGCGTCGGGGAACTCCCTCGAAAACGCAAAACTTTATCATCAATCACATCGCTTAATAAGTGATTTACAATTAATTAATGAAACGTCCCATCGTTTAAATATGAAGCTGAATATTAATGAAATGCTCACGTTTTTACAGAAACAGTTAATCAAATCATTCCAACCTATGGAAATTGGTTTCCTATTAAAAGAGAATGAATCCTTTGAAATATCAAATTCGTGTACAGCATTGTTTCAATCAATAGATGGAAGCAAGTATATTCAGCATGTGGAGAAGCATTTTGAAAATACGCAGGATCCTCTCTTTATAGCTGACTTCAGTCGATTACTTGAAGTAGATATCGAGTATAAATCGTTAATGGCAATCCCGATGATTGTGGAAGAAAAAATTAATGGGTTTAGTATTGTTCTTCACAAAGAGCCTTATTTTTTTTCATTTGACAGCTTTAAATTAATGCAGTCACTCATTCATCACTCGTCATTAGCCATTTCAAACTCCATTTTAAGAGATCAGTTACAAGAGATGGTGGACCGCGATCATTTAACGAAACTATTTACGCGCAATTACTCAGATAAATATATTATCAATTCATTAGAACAAGATGATTCAGGAATGTTCTTATTAGTTGATATTGATAATTTTAAAAAGGTTAATGATACACATGGGCATCAAGTTGGTGATGATGTTCTCGTACAAATTAGTTCAGAAATTTTAAACTTTGTCGGAACGAGGGGAATTTGTTCTCGTTGGGGTGGGGAAGAGCTATCGATTTATATTCCAAATATATTAGAGAATGAAGCACTGAAAATCTCAAAGAAAATTGTTGAAGTCGTACCAAAAGTGACGAGTCCAGCAGTGACTATTTCCGCGGGAATGATGGCGTGGAAGAAAGAAAACCGTCCGCATTTTCAACAATTTTTCCGCCAAGCCGATGTCGCGCTTTATTGTGCAAAAAATAGCGGGAAAAATAATGTGCGTGTATTTGAAGATTCAATGCAGTTACAATCATAA
- the tyrS gene encoding tyrosine--tRNA ligase, which produces MMNELIQDLQWRGLLYQQTDAEGMEKLLNEQKVSLYVGVDPTADSMHIGHIVPLLTLRRFQQAGHTPVLLVGGATGTVGDPSGRSEERQLQTMEQIDQNVQGLKKQMERLFDFNSGSKNAAKLVNNHDWVGPLSLIDFLRDYGKLINVNYILNKDTVASRLDSGISFTEFAYTLIQGIDFNHLYDHHNVRIQVGGSDQWGNITTGLEMIRKTHDEHAKAFGITIPLVTKADGTKFGKTAGGAVWLDAEKTSPYEFYQFWINAADADVVKYLKIFTFLSHEEIESLAVSVEEEPHLRKAQKALAEEMTRLIHGEAGLEAAERITKALFSGDIKALSIDEMKVAFAGIPSVEVEKVDENIVELIVAAGISSSKRQAREDVTNGAISVNGEKVTDLEYVVDGKDRLEDAFAIIRRGKKKYHMVKFV; this is translated from the coding sequence TTGATGAACGAATTAATTCAAGACTTACAATGGCGCGGGTTATTATACCAACAAACAGATGCAGAAGGTATGGAAAAATTATTAAACGAGCAAAAAGTGTCGTTATATGTTGGGGTAGATCCAACAGCTGATTCCATGCATATCGGTCATATTGTCCCGTTATTAACATTACGCCGCTTCCAACAAGCAGGGCATACACCTGTTTTATTAGTGGGTGGAGCAACAGGAACAGTTGGGGATCCATCGGGTCGTTCAGAAGAGCGCCAATTACAAACGATGGAGCAAATTGATCAAAACGTACAAGGTTTAAAGAAACAGATGGAGCGTTTATTTGATTTTAATTCGGGTTCTAAAAACGCAGCAAAGCTTGTGAATAACCATGACTGGGTTGGTCCATTGTCATTAATTGATTTCCTACGTGATTACGGAAAACTAATTAACGTCAACTACATTTTAAATAAAGATACAGTAGCATCACGCCTTGATTCAGGTATTTCATTTACTGAATTTGCGTACACATTAATTCAAGGAATTGACTTCAATCATTTATACGATCACCACAATGTTCGCATTCAAGTAGGTGGTTCGGACCAATGGGGGAATATTACTACTGGGTTAGAAATGATACGTAAAACACATGATGAGCATGCGAAAGCTTTTGGGATTACGATTCCATTAGTAACAAAAGCAGATGGAACAAAATTCGGTAAAACAGCAGGTGGCGCGGTTTGGTTAGATGCAGAAAAAACATCGCCTTATGAGTTCTACCAATTCTGGATTAATGCAGCGGATGCAGATGTTGTGAAATACTTAAAAATCTTCACATTCTTATCGCATGAAGAAATCGAAAGCTTAGCGGTAAGTGTGGAAGAAGAGCCACATTTACGTAAAGCACAAAAAGCATTAGCAGAAGAAATGACGCGTTTAATTCACGGAGAAGCGGGCTTAGAGGCAGCAGAGCGTATTACAAAAGCATTATTCTCAGGCGACATAAAAGCATTATCTATTGATGAAATGAAAGTTGCCTTTGCGGGTATTCCTTCTGTTGAAGTAGAAAAAGTGGACGAAAACATCGTAGAATTAATCGTTGCAGCAGGCATTTCGTCGTCAAAACGTCAAGCGCGTGAAGATGTGACAAATGGAGCGATTAGTGTTAATGGTGAAAAGGTGACGGATTTAGAATATGTTGTGGACGGCAAAGATCGTTTAGAAGATGCTTTCGCAATTATTCGACGCGGTAAGAAAAAATACCATATGGTGAAATTCGTATAA
- a CDS encoding transglycosylase domain-containing protein, translating into MKEWLEQLNKKIEILASSKWMRHFRIAGGVFWNLTLLTIIFLAASTIFMVSVGAGYFASLVKEEPLRSKEEMREEIFSYEETSELYFANDIYIGKIRTDLDRRETSLANISPNVINAVLATEDEYFREHNGIVPKAVIRGLLQDVSNSSTQTGGSTLTQQLIKNQILTNEVSYERKAKEILLALRLEYFMTKEEILEAYLNIIPYGRNASGRNIAGIETAAQGIFGVSAAELSLPQAAYIAGIPQAPFKYTPFTNKGERKSEEGTQHGIDRMKTVLYRMNEAGYITKSEYDNAIAYDITQDFREREERPEDKYPWLTAELEERAKEIFATILAEKDGIDPARLKEEKNLEDKYMILADRTIRSGGYRIYSTINKDMYDAMQQVTNEFKLYGQTYKKKVKDPETGEVIEVDVPVQTGSIVIENTTGKILSFVGGRDHQLEQLNHATRAFRSNGSTMKPLLAYAPALEYGVIGAGSPVVDVKFKRSYDNYEPVNYNPTQELGIISARQAVKTSQNLPVLRLYDSILDRRPATFLEKMGFSRLTEGDFVNLSTSIGGITHGASVEENTNAFATFANKGKFIDAYMIERIEDLDGNTIFEQKSEPVDVFSEETAYMMTDMLRGVLTNGGTATKAKSLLSFSSDFAAKTGTTQDHKDVWLVGYNPNISLGVWLGYDQPRTLYAFNNTYQHPSARVNTLWAKYMNSLYKVNPELIGTKETFKKPENVVNASFCGISGLAPSTSCANAGFVTSDLFNKNMLLPTQPDDSFTSASSVVINGKSYAALSKTPPEFVGRGGFGLNQAFADHMLGKLGGDTSKLLPSSSGNTVVSGSTFQADSVSPSPVTAALSNGILTWTNSGSNDIVGYRVYSMTNGGRAFVTSLKSYENKSFKTTPGVRYVVVAVDITGFESRHSNEVGEIIEIPTVPEENTNPGDMIEDDMIPTEPGIDEPIEDPDTNWQ; encoded by the coding sequence GTGAAAGAATGGCTCGAACAATTAAATAAAAAAATCGAGATCCTTGCTTCTTCAAAATGGATGCGTCATTTCCGTATAGCGGGTGGCGTTTTTTGGAACCTTACTCTTTTAACGATTATATTCCTAGCTGCCTCAACCATTTTTATGGTGAGCGTTGGCGCTGGTTATTTTGCATCACTCGTTAAGGAGGAGCCACTCCGTTCAAAAGAAGAAATGCGCGAGGAAATTTTCAGCTATGAAGAAACAAGTGAGCTTTATTTCGCAAATGATATTTACATCGGGAAAATCCGTACTGATTTAGACCGCCGTGAAACATCACTTGCCAATATATCACCTAATGTTATTAATGCCGTCCTTGCAACTGAGGATGAATATTTCCGAGAACATAACGGGATTGTACCAAAAGCAGTTATTCGCGGTCTGTTACAGGACGTATCGAACTCCTCAACACAAACAGGTGGATCAACGTTAACACAGCAATTAATAAAAAACCAAATATTAACAAACGAAGTATCCTATGAGCGTAAAGCAAAGGAAATTTTACTTGCATTACGTTTAGAATACTTTATGACAAAGGAAGAAATTTTAGAGGCTTACTTAAATATCATTCCTTATGGTCGAAATGCATCCGGTCGGAATATTGCTGGGATTGAAACGGCGGCGCAAGGTATTTTCGGTGTTTCTGCTGCTGAATTATCCCTACCACAAGCCGCTTATATTGCCGGTATTCCACAAGCACCTTTTAAATATACGCCTTTTACTAATAAAGGAGAGCGTAAAAGTGAGGAAGGTACGCAGCACGGAATTGACCGAATGAAAACCGTTTTGTATCGCATGAATGAAGCGGGGTACATTACGAAAAGTGAGTATGACAACGCAATTGCTTATGATATTACGCAAGACTTTAGAGAGCGTGAAGAACGTCCAGAAGATAAATACCCGTGGTTAACAGCTGAGTTAGAAGAACGCGCTAAAGAGATTTTCGCCACGATTCTCGCTGAAAAAGATGGGATTGACCCTGCAAGACTAAAAGAAGAAAAAAATCTTGAAGATAAATACATGATCTTAGCTGACCGAACAATTCGTTCAGGCGGTTATCGTATTTATTCAACAATTAATAAAGATATGTATGATGCGATGCAACAAGTAACAAATGAATTCAAATTATATGGTCAAACGTATAAGAAAAAAGTAAAAGACCCTGAAACTGGGGAAGTAATTGAAGTGGATGTACCTGTACAAACTGGTAGTATCGTTATCGAAAATACGACAGGAAAAATATTAAGCTTCGTTGGTGGACGTGATCATCAATTAGAACAATTAAATCACGCTACAAGGGCATTCCGTTCAAACGGTTCTACGATGAAGCCACTGCTCGCATATGCACCAGCTCTAGAGTACGGTGTTATCGGTGCAGGTAGCCCAGTCGTTGATGTGAAGTTTAAACGTAGCTATGATAACTACGAACCAGTCAACTACAATCCAACTCAGGAACTCGGTATTATTTCAGCGCGCCAAGCAGTCAAAACATCGCAAAACTTACCGGTGCTTCGTTTATATGATTCGATTTTAGATCGACGCCCTGCTACATTTTTAGAGAAAATGGGCTTCTCAAGATTAACGGAAGGTGATTTTGTCAATCTTTCAACTTCAATTGGTGGAATTACCCACGGCGCTTCAGTTGAAGAAAATACGAATGCCTTTGCTACCTTTGCGAATAAAGGGAAATTTATTGATGCCTACATGATTGAACGTATTGAAGATTTGGATGGGAATACTATTTTCGAACAGAAATCAGAGCCTGTAGATGTATTTTCAGAAGAAACTGCTTATATGATGACAGATATGTTGCGCGGCGTATTAACAAACGGCGGAACAGCAACAAAAGCGAAGAGCTTATTAAGTTTCTCTTCTGATTTTGCGGCTAAAACAGGGACAACACAAGATCATAAAGACGTCTGGTTAGTTGGCTATAATCCAAATATTTCACTTGGTGTTTGGTTAGGTTATGATCAGCCACGTACTTTATATGCTTTCAATAATACGTATCAACACCCAAGTGCTCGTGTCAACACACTTTGGGCAAAATATATGAATAGCTTATACAAAGTAAATCCAGAATTAATAGGGACAAAAGAAACGTTCAAAAAACCAGAGAATGTCGTAAACGCATCATTTTGTGGAATTTCCGGCTTAGCGCCATCCACTTCTTGTGCCAATGCGGGATTTGTTACGTCCGATTTATTTAATAAAAATATGCTTTTACCAACGCAACCTGATGATAGCTTTACATCTGCTTCTTCGGTTGTCATAAATGGGAAGTCTTATGCAGCGCTTTCTAAAACACCACCAGAATTCGTTGGAAGAGGTGGCTTTGGTTTAAACCAAGCATTTGCTGATCACATGTTAGGTAAATTAGGTGGAGATACTTCCAAACTATTACCTTCTAGCTCGGGGAATACGGTCGTTTCTGGTTCAACATTCCAAGCAGATAGCGTTTCTCCAAGCCCTGTAACAGCGGCACTAAGCAATGGCATATTAACTTGGACGAACTCTGGTTCAAACGATATCGTCGGTTACCGTGTATATAGTATGACAAATGGTGGACGAGCATTCGTCACTTCACTTAAATCTTATGAAAATAAAAGCTTTAAAACTACACCAGGTGTACGTTATGTCGTTGTCGCAGTAGATATTACAGGTTTTGAATCCCGCCATTCAAATGAAGTTGGCGAAATTATCGAAATCCCTACAGTTCCTGAAGAAAATACAAATCCAGGTGACATGATAGAGGATGATATGATACCAACAGAACCAGGCATCGACGAACCTATTGAAGATCCTGATACAAACTGGCAATAA
- a CDS encoding PstS family phosphate ABC transporter substrate-binding protein produces MEKKSYIIPIFGAIIGFIGGCFFTFILVFITLFSGAIHYIPLIIALAAVLYIGFVLHSFDFFTRKKVAKVFWTFALGVLGVTAMQPIFHWFDNRIPTVDAEVNIYQYEPFVKGNQVEKLPQVASLQLQEPLPKIDGATALYPLYAAFVQAVYPEKMYNPYSSEVMVNQTPDAYANLLEGKVDMIFAAGPSEQQIQRAQAKGMELKLTPIGKEAFVFFVNAKNNINNLTLEQIKDIYAGEITNWSQVGGKKDAIRAFQRPQDSGSQTALQRLMGDKPIVEAPSENIATGMGGIINEVSKYKNYKNAIGYTFRYYSNEMVRSKEIKLLEIDGVAPTKETIRANTYPITSDFYIVTTGDENTHVQAFIDWILSEEGQRLVEQAGYVPVTEYE; encoded by the coding sequence ATGGAAAAGAAATCATACATCATACCGATTTTTGGAGCTATTATTGGATTTATAGGAGGATGTTTTTTTACATTCATACTAGTATTCATTACTTTATTCAGCGGTGCAATACATTATATCCCGCTTATAATCGCACTTGCAGCAGTACTCTATATTGGCTTTGTACTACATAGTTTTGACTTTTTCACTAGGAAGAAGGTGGCAAAAGTTTTTTGGACATTCGCGCTCGGTGTGTTGGGCGTTACGGCAATGCAACCGATTTTTCACTGGTTTGATAACCGAATTCCGACAGTTGATGCCGAAGTGAATATTTATCAGTACGAGCCTTTTGTCAAAGGGAATCAGGTTGAAAAACTACCACAAGTTGCATCATTACAGCTGCAAGAACCATTACCAAAAATAGATGGTGCAACGGCATTGTATCCGCTGTATGCAGCTTTTGTTCAAGCAGTCTATCCTGAAAAAATGTATAATCCCTATTCAAGTGAAGTGATGGTCAATCAAACACCCGATGCGTATGCTAATTTACTTGAAGGAAAAGTAGATATGATTTTTGCGGCGGGTCCTTCCGAGCAGCAAATCCAACGCGCGCAGGCAAAAGGAATGGAACTTAAGCTAACACCAATTGGAAAAGAGGCCTTCGTATTTTTTGTGAACGCAAAGAACAATATAAATAATTTAACTTTGGAACAAATTAAAGACATTTATGCAGGAGAAATTACGAATTGGTCTCAAGTTGGAGGTAAAAAGGATGCCATTCGTGCTTTTCAAAGACCTCAAGATAGTGGGTCTCAAACAGCTTTACAAAGATTAATGGGTGACAAACCGATTGTGGAAGCGCCTTCTGAAAATATCGCTACAGGTATGGGAGGAATTATTAATGAAGTATCAAAATATAAGAACTATAAAAATGCCATTGGTTATACTTTCCGTTATTATTCGAATGAGATGGTGCGGAGTAAAGAAATTAAATTATTGGAAATTGATGGGGTTGCACCTACAAAAGAAACAATACGCGCAAATACGTATCCAATTACTTCGGATTTTTATATCGTAACGACAGGTGATGAGAATACGCATGTTCAAGCATTTATTGACTGGATTTTATCGGAAGAAGGCCAAAGATTAGTTGAGCAAGCGGGATATGTCCCTGTTACCGAATACGAGTAA
- the rpsD gene encoding 30S ribosomal protein S4: MSRYTGPSWKLSRRLGISLSGTGKEIAKRPYAPGQHGPNSRSKKSEYGLQLTEKQKLRHMYGMTERQFKNVYLKAGKLPGRHGENFMILLETRLDNLVYRLGLARTRRAARQLVNHGHILVDGKRVDIPSFSVKIGQTIALREKSANLTVVAESIEVNNFVPEYLSFDGDSKVGTFVRLPERSELSSEINEQFIVEFYSR, from the coding sequence ATGTCTCGTTATACAGGTCCATCTTGGAAACTTTCTCGTCGTCTTGGTATTTCATTAAGCGGAACAGGTAAAGAAATCGCTAAACGCCCTTACGCACCAGGTCAACACGGTCCAAACTCTCGTTCAAAAAAATCAGAGTACGGTCTACAATTAACTGAAAAACAAAAATTACGTCATATGTATGGTATGACTGAACGTCAATTCAAAAACGTTTACCTTAAAGCTGGTAAATTACCAGGTCGTCATGGTGAAAACTTCATGATCTTATTAGAAACACGCCTTGACAACTTAGTTTACCGTTTAGGTTTAGCTCGCACTCGTCGTGCAGCTCGTCAATTAGTTAACCACGGTCACATTTTAGTTGACGGTAAACGCGTTGATATTCCATCATTCTCAGTGAAAATTGGTCAAACAATTGCACTACGCGAAAAATCAGCTAACTTAACAGTTGTTGCTGAATCAATCGAAGTAAACAACTTCGTACCTGAGTACCTATCATTCGATGGCGACTCTAAAGTTGGTACATTTGTACGTTTACCAGAGCGTTCTGAATTATCTTCTGAAATCAACGAACAATTCATCGTAGAGTTCTACTCTCGTTAA